The DNA sequence GGCTTTTTTGAGATAAGCGTAAGCCTCTTCTAATAATTGTGCGGTTTGCACTAAATCAATAATATGTACCCCATTTCTAGCAGTGTAGATGTAGGGTGACATTTTTGGATTCCAACGGCGGGTTTGATGCCCAAAGTGGACACCTGAGTCTAAAAGCTCTTTTAAGCTGACTACAGACATTATTTTCTCCTTTTTTCGGGTTAATCCTCCATCTAAGGTTGTTTAATTTCTTTAGCTAGAAACACCCGATGCCTTAGATGTGCGAATTTTGACAACTTTTCTAGTATATCATTGTCTTTTTTTTTTTTCCAGATTTACCCCTTGTTTTATTTTCTTGATGGAAGTTAAGATCTTTTTTAGGTCATCTCATTTAACGATTAGTTATGGGAAAAATTTACGATGTAATAACCAATTAGATTAATATAAGCATCGAAGATGCGACACTACTGTATTCTTTGCGAAATCCAAAACACCACCCTGTAATAGCAACATCCGTAACACTGTCAATCTTAAAATCAAGATCAATAGATAAATGTAGTTATTCTGTCCACAAAAAAATACCATAAATAAAAATTTGACTTGCATAATTGTCGTTTTTTAACTGGATGTATTAATTAAGAAACCTAATTTTTTTAGATTAAGAGCATATAATGAAGGATAATCGAAAGCAAATACACATAGGAGACGCTGTCAAAGTTAAAGGAAAACTTTATCTAGTCTGGGATATAAAAGGAAATCATATTTTTGGTCGTCAATTTACATTTACAAAAACGGGACGTTTCCAACATTATCAAGACCGTATCTTTTCCGTTAATATTTGTCAATTAGCCAATCAAAAAGAAAAGCAAATTATCAATGAACAAAGAAAACAAGCAAGTATCCAACAAAAATCCTATTCTCCGATTAGTGATAACTATACTCGTCATTTAATTCGTTGAAAAAATATGGATAACTTTAACTATGAAAATAACAAGAAATAGTATTGTTGATAAATTTTCTACCTTTGTCTTTTTTCCTGATGAGAATAATAATTTTTTTTGTTGGCAAACAGATTTATTATTAAAACGAAATATAGAAACAAGTATTACTGAGAAGCAAAAGCAATCTTGTGAGAAGATAGCCCGTTCTTTTTTATCTTCTATTTTAAATAAACATGATAAAATCAAACAAAATCACCTTTCTGCTTACCTACAAGAAACTTGTTTATGGAGTGCGAGAATAATTTACGAGCGTCTATGCCTAACATTAAAATTACTCACTTTAGAAGAGTGTTTTTCATCAGGGAATCTCGCATTAATTCAACCAGAAAAATTACTGAAAAATTATCAAGTTAAATATAGAACTAAAATCACAACTTATGCTCAAACAAGATTAAACACCATTATTAAAGATACTATTTATCGTAATCGCCAATGGAAATTATTAAGTGATTGGGGTTTATTGACAAAAATAGGAATCAAACGAGCAGAAAGTATATTAACAATTCAAGGAGGCTTAAAAGATAACAAATTGCAAGAATATCTTTTAGCTTGGCAATGTTATCTTGATAATTATCAAACTTGTGGCATAAGAAAACATAAAGTATTATCAGAGCCAAATTCGACACATTTACAGTTAATGGTTCAACAATACAATTTACAAATTAAACAACTTAATCAAACACCAATTACTCCCGATGAATTAAAACAAAAACTAAAATTTTGTATTGAAATGGCAAGATTAGCCACAAATCCAATTACTGTTATGTATGAAGAAAATGACCACTCTCTAATAGAAGAAAATTCTAATAATTATATTGATGATTTAGCAATAGAAAAAGAAAGTCAAGAAATTAAAAGTATAATCATTAATAGTTTTCAAAACCAAGACAGTGTTAATCAAGCAATTTTATATTTCATTTTTAGTTTAAATTTAACTCAAGGGGAAATTATTACAATAATCAATCAAACTCATCCTGATTTTATCAAACAACAATATCAGTTATCTCGTAAAATTAATAGTATAAAAAAATCAATTATTGATGAAATTATAAAAATAAAAAATCTTCCTCAAAATCAAACATCGGCTAAGGAAATTAAACCACTTATCTCTCTTTTAGATGTTTGTATTCAAGAGTATATAGAAGATGAAATTTTTATATTAATTGAAAAATGTTATCAAAATCTTAATTCGGAACAGCAAAAATATTTAAAACAAGAATACTTTAAAGAAATAAACAATAGTAGTAAAGAGAAAAACTCTTTTAAAGGTAACAATCAAAATTTGGTTGATAATATTAGAGAAAAACTAGCAAACAAGTTAAATATTTTTATTCCTCAAATCTCTATTATTAATAGTAGTATTAACATCCAAATTCAAAAATTTTATGAAAAATATTTTAATCAAATTAAATAAATATGAGTATGAATATGATAAATTTTGTTTCAGATTGCTACACTAATGAGCTAAAAATTACCTTAGATGAAAATATTAAACGTCAAACATGGCAGGAGGTTAAAAATTTAAGTGCCGAAATTAATCGTCATTGTGGTTATATTAATCTTCTTTGTCGTAAATATTTTATTCAATGGCTAAATTTAGTTTGCGGTATTAACATCACAGAGAGAAATGACATAGTTGATTATCTTAGTATTTGGGAATTTATCAATGGTAATGCTATTGATGTGAAGAATAGTCGCTTAGTTTTAATTCCCACAGAAACCCAAGATAAAGTTAGTATTTCTATTCCTCAAGAATGGCTAAAAATTCCTGAATGGGTTGGTAGTTATTGTGTCATAGTGGGAGTGAACTTAGAGGAAAATTATTTAGATTTTTGGGGTTATATTAACTACGATAATTTACAAAAAAATGGGGAAATAGATAATTTAAACCATACTGTTAATTTACCCTATGAATATTTGGAAAATGACTTAAATTCAATGGCTCTGGAATATGAATATGGTTGGGAAAATATCCCTCAAGTTTCTCCATTAAAATGTTTATCACCTCAAATGCAACAAAATTTAATTACAGAGTTGGAAAATAGTTTATTTCCACGTCTTAGTATTGATTTTAGTGATTGGTTGAGTTTAATTAGCATTGCCGATGCTCGTTATCAATTATATTCCCGTCGTCAAAGTGTAAATTTAGGTGATTTATTAAAAAATAAAACAGAGAATATTTTGAGAAAAAGATGGCAAAGTTTACAAGATTTTATCAAAGATAATTTTGAGACTGATTTCAATTTAAAAATGTCTCCTGCTTTTCGCTCTATTTCACCCCAAGAGGCTTTAAATATCTTAGTCAAAAATGATAATTATGGACAAATATTAGAAATTTTAAACACCATTCCTAATTGGCAAATTGCAGAAGATTTACAACGGGAATTTATCGAAATTTTAGTTCATCTAATGAATAATGATAATGACGGGGAAATTCTTTGGAGTAGTGCTTTTGCTTTAGAGTCTTTACAAGCAAATCATCCTTTATGCCCTAAAGGATACGGAAAGTTAATTGATTTCAATGAAGAAAAGAAAAATTATGGTTTATTAATCAATATTTTACCCAGAAATTATGGGCAAGTTAGTATTTTTGTGAGAGTTTCTGTTTTAAGTAATGAGGATAGTTTACCAGAAGGTTTATCACTGAAAATATTAGATGAAAATGAAGATCTTTTTCAAGCAATTATTAGCGAAAAGGGGGATAATGTTATTCAGTACAAATTTTGGGCAGATGAAGGAGAAACCTTTAAAATTCAAGTAAGTTTCAACGATGATTATGTAGAAGATACATTCAAGGTATAAGTGTCATTAAAAATACGTTCGGAAACCCGTACAAAACAACCTATTGCTATCTCTCATAAATTTCGGTTAAATTAGCACTCGTAAGGTGAGAGCGCTAAAAACTAAGCTCTGACCCTCAAAATAATTAATCTTTGAGAAATTGGAGTAAACAATCTATGGCAGCTATTTCCATCAATGTATCTACCGTCAAGCCTTTAGGCGATCGCGTTTTTGTTAAAGTAAGTGAAGCAGAAGAAAAAACTGCTGGTGGTATCTACTTACCCGACAACGCCAAAGAAAAACCCCAAGTAGGTGAAGTTGTTACCGTGGGTGAAGGTAAAGTAAATGATAAAGGTGAACGTACTCCTGTGGAAGTTAAAGTAGGCGATAAAGTACTTTACTCCAAATATGCAGGTACTGACATCAAACTCGGTGGCGATGACTATGTTTTACTCTCCGAAAAAGACATTCTCGCTGTAGTTTCATAGTAAAGATCAAAGGGCAGAGGGCAAGGGGCAAAGGACAACTTTCCCGTCAAAGTCTCATTTTGTCTAATGCTTAAATAGATTGGGTTAAGGTACGCAACCCACAAAACATTACAACGTACCAAAAATTATTACAAATTATACAGTAAATTAAACAGAATCAATTATGGCAAAATCTATCATTTACAACGAAGAAGCCCGTCGCGCTCTCGAAAAAGGCATTGACTTATTAGCTGAAGCTGTAGCTGTAACTCTTGGTCCTAAAGGACGTAACGTTGTTTTAGAGAAAAAATTTGGAGCTCCTCAAATCGTTAACGACGGTGTAACCATTGCTAAAGAAATCGAATTAGAAGATCACATCGAAAATACTGGTGTTTCTTTAATTCGTCAAGCCGCTTCTAAAACTAACGATGTTGCAGGTGACGGTACTACCACTGCGACTGTATTAGCTCATGCCATCGTTAAAGAAGGTTTACGTAACGTTGCCGCAGGTGCTAACCCCATCGCTTTAAAACGTGGTATCGACAAAGCTACTGAGCATTTAGTGGCTAAAATTGCTGAACACGCTCGTAAAGTAGAAGACAGCAAAGCTATTGCTCAAGTTGGTTCTATCTCCGCAGGTAACGACACCGAAGTTGGTGAAATGATTGCTAAAGCAATGGATAAAGTTGGACAAGAAGGAGTTATCTCCCTCGAGGAAGGCAAATCCATGGAAACCGAACTCGAAATCACCGAAGGTATGCGTTTTGACAAAGGTTACATCTCTCCTTACTTCGTAACCGATACCGAGCGGATGGAATGTGTATTAGATGATCCTTACATTTTAGTAACCGACAAAAAAATCACCTTAGTTCAAGACTTAGTACCCGTTTTAGAACAAGTTGCCCGTCAAGGCAAACCTTTAATGATTATTGCTGAAGACATCGAAAAAGAAGCCCTTGCAACCTTAGTTGTTAACCGTCTTCGTGGTGTCTTAAATGTATCTGCTGTTAAAGCTCCCGGATTTGGCGATCGCCGTAAACAAATGTTAGAAGATATTGCCATCTTAACTGGTGGACAATTAATCAGCGAAGATGCTGGATTAAAAATTGATACTACTACCATCGATCAATTAGGTAAAGCTCGTCGTATCAGCATCACCAAAGACAACACCACCATCGTCGCAGAAGGTAACGAAAAAGACGTTAAAGCTCGTTGTGAGCAAATCCGTCGTCAAATCGAAGAATCTGACTCTTCCTACGACAAAGAAAAATTACAAGAGCGTCTTGCTAAATTAAGCGGTGGTGTAGCAGTAATCAAAGTTGGTGCGGCTACCGAAACCGAAATGAAAGATCGTAAGTTACGTTTAGAAGATGCGATCAACGCTACCAAAGCGGCTGTTGAAGAAGGTATCGTTCCTGGTGGTGGCACAACCTTAGCACACTTAGCTCCTAGCCTCGAAGAATGGGCAAACGCTAACTTAACCGCAGAGCAATTAACTGGTGCTTTAATCGTAGCTCGTGCTTTAACTGCTCCTTTAAGAAGAATTGCTGAAAACGCAGGTCAAAATGGTGCTGTGGTAGCTGAAAGAGTTAAAGAAAAAGACTTTAACACTGGTTATGATGCCGCTAACAATGAGTATGTGGATATGTTCTCTGCTGGTATTGTTGACCCCGCAAAAGTAACTCGCTCTGCTATTCAAAACGCTGCATCTATTGCTGGTATGGTATTAACCACCGAGTGTATTGTAGTGGACAAACCTGAAAAAGATAAACCTGCTGTACCTGCTGGTGGCGGTGACTTCGACTACTAAAATCTAACTTAAATAAATAACTGTAGGGTGGGCATTGCCCACCTTTTTTATTATTCTGAAATAAGTTGATGTTTGAAATATTAACACCACTAGGCTTTACCGTCAGGACATCTGAAAGTTATTGGCAACGGCTAATTATTAAACATCCTGACATAGGAGATAAACTGGATTTAGTACAACTAGCTCTAATTAATCCAGATCAAATTCATCGTAGTAGCCATGATAAAACAGTATTCTTATTTTATGTCATGAGAAAAGAAAAACGTTGGGTTGAAGCGGTGGCTAAACGTTTAAATGGAGATGGATTCTTAATTACAGCTTATCAAACCGATGGGATTAAAGAAGGTGAGTTACTATGGCACAAGTAAAGATTTTTTATGAACCAGATACACAATTATTAACAGTATTTTGGCAGTCACCGAGAAAAGAACAAATTAGCACTGAATTGGGGGAAGGAGTTATTTTAATTAAAG is a window from the Cyanobacterium sp. Dongsha4 genome containing:
- a CDS encoding DUF1822 family protein, which produces MSMNMINFVSDCYTNELKITLDENIKRQTWQEVKNLSAEINRHCGYINLLCRKYFIQWLNLVCGINITERNDIVDYLSIWEFINGNAIDVKNSRLVLIPTETQDKVSISIPQEWLKIPEWVGSYCVIVGVNLEENYLDFWGYINYDNLQKNGEIDNLNHTVNLPYEYLENDLNSMALEYEYGWENIPQVSPLKCLSPQMQQNLITELENSLFPRLSIDFSDWLSLISIADARYQLYSRRQSVNLGDLLKNKTENILRKRWQSLQDFIKDNFETDFNLKMSPAFRSISPQEALNILVKNDNYGQILEILNTIPNWQIAEDLQREFIEILVHLMNNDNDGEILWSSAFALESLQANHPLCPKGYGKLIDFNEEKKNYGLLINILPRNYGQVSIFVRVSVLSNEDSLPEGLSLKILDENEDLFQAIISEKGDNVIQYKFWADEGETFKIQVSFNDDYVEDTFKV
- the groES gene encoding co-chaperone GroES, with amino-acid sequence MAAISINVSTVKPLGDRVFVKVSEAEEKTAGGIYLPDNAKEKPQVGEVVTVGEGKVNDKGERTPVEVKVGDKVLYSKYAGTDIKLGGDDYVLLSEKDILAVVS
- the groL gene encoding chaperonin GroEL (60 kDa chaperone family; promotes refolding of misfolded polypeptides especially under stressful conditions; forms two stacked rings of heptamers to form a barrel-shaped 14mer; ends can be capped by GroES; misfolded proteins enter the barrel where they are refolded when GroES binds), encoding MAKSIIYNEEARRALEKGIDLLAEAVAVTLGPKGRNVVLEKKFGAPQIVNDGVTIAKEIELEDHIENTGVSLIRQAASKTNDVAGDGTTTATVLAHAIVKEGLRNVAAGANPIALKRGIDKATEHLVAKIAEHARKVEDSKAIAQVGSISAGNDTEVGEMIAKAMDKVGQEGVISLEEGKSMETELEITEGMRFDKGYISPYFVTDTERMECVLDDPYILVTDKKITLVQDLVPVLEQVARQGKPLMIIAEDIEKEALATLVVNRLRGVLNVSAVKAPGFGDRRKQMLEDIAILTGGQLISEDAGLKIDTTTIDQLGKARRISITKDNTTIVAEGNEKDVKARCEQIRRQIEESDSSYDKEKLQERLAKLSGGVAVIKVGAATETEMKDRKLRLEDAINATKAAVEEGIVPGGGTTLAHLAPSLEEWANANLTAEQLTGALIVARALTAPLRRIAENAGQNGAVVAERVKEKDFNTGYDAANNEYVDMFSAGIVDPAKVTRSAIQNAASIAGMVLTTECIVVDKPEKDKPAVPAGGGDFDY